The following is a genomic window from Spirosoma foliorum.
TCCACCCTGACTTACTGGAATATTGCCAGCCTGATGCCTTGAAAGTTTATGTCGGCAAACGCCGGGGTGCTTACTCGTGCGTTCAGGAAGATATTAACCCACTCATCGTCCATTATGCCCAGCAATACGGGCATGTGGTCCGGCTCAAAGGGGGCGACTCGTTCATATTCGGGCGCGGGTACGAAGAAGTTGACTATGCTAGGCAGCACGGGATTGACACACAGGTTATACCGGGTCTGTCCAGTAGCTATGCCGTACCCGCTTCAGCTGGAATCCCCCTAACCACACGGGGAATTTCGGAAAGTTTTTGGGTCGTTACCGGAACAACCAAAGCCGGTCAGCTTTCGTCCGATTTACACTTGGCCGCTCAATCGACTGCAACCGTTGTTATCTTGATGGGTATGCACAAACTGCCTGAAATCATGGCCGTTTTTGCCAATTGTGGTAAAACCAATACTCCCGTTGCCATTATTCAGAATGGTACACTAACGGATCAGCAGCTTGTGGTTGGAAATGTAGCGACTATTAATGAGAAAGTTACCGAATCGGGAATCGGCAACCCGGCGATTATTGTGGTGGGCGAAGTAGCGGCATTAACGCAAACGGATCTCCAGAGTGTTCTGAACGCATCTACTTCAGACCTATAAGGTTTTTAAAACCTTATAGGTCTTGACAAAAATTACTTCACCAGTTGCAGAATCTCTTCCGCAGTCGCTCTTTTCTGTTCGCCCGTTATCATATTTTTCAGCGATAACATTCCCGTTTGCACTTCTTCTGAGCCAATCAACACGACATACGGAATCGCTTTGGCATTGGCAAAATCGAGCATCTTCTTCACTTTGGCCAGGTCCGGGTAAACTTCTGAAGCGATATTGGCAGTCCGTAGCTTACTTAATAAAGGCAAAGCAACAGTGCGGGCTTCTGCATCAAAGGGGACGATAAGCACCTGAGTTCCCTGCCCTGCTCCGGCCGGAAATAGGTTCAATTCGTCCATCACGTCATAAATACGGTCTACCCCGAACGAAATCCCCACGCCCGACAAACCGGGCATGCCAAAAGCCCCCGTCAGGTTATCATAACGGCCACCACCACTGACACTGCCGATGCTAACACCATTCGCTTTGACTTCGAAAATAGCGCCGGTATAATAAGAAAGCCCACGAGCCAGCGTTGGATCGAGTTCAATCTGACTGTCTGATAGACCATATTGGCCCACTAGCTGAAGTGTTTCTTTAAGTTCAGCAATGCCTTGTTGAGCGGTTTCAGAAGTCGACAGCCAGGTTTCAAGCTGGTCTAAAACTTGAGCGGGAGCCTGATTACTGAACGTAAAGATGGGGTCCAGATTAGCGACGGCCGTTTCTGAAAATCCACGCTCTCGCAACTCATCCAGTACTTTCTCTTTGCCGATTTTATCTAGTTTGTCAATCGCGACAGACAATAACCCCTCCTGCCCTGGTGCACTAATAACCTCAGCAATACCTGCCAGAATTTTTCGATTGTTAAGTTTCAGCGTGAAATCCTGAATACCCAGGTTGCGAAACACCTCGTGAATCATCAGAACAATTTCTGCTTCACAAATCAGGGAGTCGGTTCCGACAACATCGGCGTCGCACTGATAAAATTCACGGTAACGTCCCTTTTGTGGCCGATCAGCCCGCCAGACGGGTTGCATCTGATACCGCTTAAACGGCATCGTCAATGCATTCCGATTCATGACCACATAGCGGGCAAACGGAACCGTCAGATCGTACCGAAGCCCTTTTTCTGCAATTTTTGGCGTCAGTTTCTTCGAACCGGTTTGCAGGTCGGTTTCCGTCAAACCAGCGGCAAAATCGCCAGAATTAAGTATTTTGAATAGCAGTTGATCGCCTTCATCGCCATACTTGCCTGTCAGCGTCGACAGGTTCTCCATAGACGGAGTTTCGAGTGGCTGAAAGCCAAAGCGTTGA
Proteins encoded in this region:
- the hisS gene encoding histidine--tRNA ligase, producing the protein MQKPSLPKGTRDFGPEQMRKRLFIFDTIRQTFQRFGFQPLETPSMENLSTLTGKYGDEGDQLLFKILNSGDFAAGLTETDLQTGSKKLTPKIAEKGLRYDLTVPFARYVVMNRNALTMPFKRYQMQPVWRADRPQKGRYREFYQCDADVVGTDSLICEAEIVLMIHEVFRNLGIQDFTLKLNNRKILAGIAEVISAPGQEGLLSVAIDKLDKIGKEKVLDELRERGFSETAVANLDPIFTFSNQAPAQVLDQLETWLSTSETAQQGIAELKETLQLVGQYGLSDSQIELDPTLARGLSYYTGAIFEVKANGVSIGSVSGGGRYDNLTGAFGMPGLSGVGISFGVDRIYDVMDELNLFPAGAGQGTQVLIVPFDAEARTVALPLLSKLRTANIASEVYPDLAKVKKMLDFANAKAIPYVVLIGSEEVQTGMLSLKNMITGEQKRATAEEILQLVK
- the cobA gene encoding uroporphyrinogen-III C-methyltransferase, which codes for MKLTLVGAGPGDPDLITVKGIKALQQANVVMYDALVHPDLLEYCQPDALKVYVGKRRGAYSCVQEDINPLIVHYAQQYGHVVRLKGGDSFIFGRGYEEVDYARQHGIDTQVIPGLSSSYAVPASAGIPLTTRGISESFWVVTGTTKAGQLSSDLHLAAQSTATVVILMGMHKLPEIMAVFANCGKTNTPVAIIQNGTLTDQQLVVGNVATINEKVTESGIGNPAIIVVGEVAALTQTDLQSVLNASTSDL